A window from Saprospiraceae bacterium encodes these proteins:
- a CDS encoding response regulator transcription factor: protein MKLKCIIVDDESLARKLLEDNISHLPFLELTATCKNPFEAMQVLQEKDVDLMFLDIQMPGMLGTTFLQGLRYRPMVIFVTAYANYAVESYDLDVVDYLLKPVSQERFTKACYKALEEKQKNVALIQENQTKGLPADDDVIFVNSEYALVKVIVSTISYVESMKDYVKIYTSVSSKPIITKSTLKGIEDRLPEKKFMKVHKSFIVNLDMIDSVRNQNIIIGSSVIPVSDAHHENFMRILNTKRP, encoded by the coding sequence AGCCTTGCAAGAAAACTTCTTGAAGATAATATCAGCCATTTGCCATTTCTGGAGCTCACAGCCACTTGCAAAAATCCATTTGAAGCCATGCAGGTACTACAGGAAAAAGATGTAGACCTTATGTTTCTGGATATCCAGATGCCTGGTATGCTGGGTACTACATTTTTACAGGGCTTGAGGTATAGACCGATGGTCATATTTGTCACAGCTTATGCCAATTATGCAGTGGAAAGTTATGACCTCGACGTGGTTGACTACCTGTTGAAGCCGGTTAGTCAGGAAAGATTTACAAAAGCTTGCTATAAGGCCCTTGAAGAGAAACAGAAAAATGTGGCTTTGATACAGGAGAACCAAACAAAAGGCCTACCCGCAGATGATGACGTTATCTTTGTGAACAGTGAATATGCATTAGTAAAAGTTATTGTCAGTACTATCAGCTACGTAGAAAGCATGAAAGATTACGTCAAGATATATACATCTGTTTCTTCAAAACCTATCATCACAAAAAGTACTTTAAAAGGTATTGAAGATCGACTACCGGAAAAAAAATTTATGAAAGTACACAAATCATTTATCGTCAATCTGGATATGATAGATTCAGTACGAAACCAAAATATTATCATCGGATCATCTGTCATACCCGTAAGTGACGCCCATCATGAAAACTTTATGCGCATTTTAAATACTAAGCGCCCTTAG
- a CDS encoding type II toxin-antitoxin system death-on-curing family toxin, which produces MKYLTKEFIVTVNKKTVKAHGGNYIEPANFLNESNLDYLLEIVSAELFGEPLYPDLSDKAGLYMYNIIANHIFQDGNKRTGLEAAIVFLRINGFNISQNLELDEIYNFTINVASGMISLEECQSWFEANIVMDYLS; this is translated from the coding sequence ATGAAATATCTAACAAAAGAATTCATTGTAACTGTTAATAAAAAAACTGTTAAAGCACATGGTGGAAACTATATTGAACCTGCCAATTTTTTAAACGAATCCAATCTGGATTATTTATTGGAAATAGTTAGTGCTGAGTTATTTGGAGAACCATTATATCCTGATTTGAGTGATAAAGCTGGCTTATATATGTACAACATCATTGCCAATCATATTTTTCAGGATGGAAATAAACGTACCGGTTTAGAAGCTGCAATTGTTTTTTTAAGAATAAATGGATTTAATATTTCACAAAATTTAGAATTAGATGAAATTTACAACTTCACCATAAATGTAGCTTCAGGTATGATCAGCCTGGAAGAATGTCAGTCTTGGTTTGAAGCTAATATAGTGATGGATTATCTCTCTTGA
- a CDS encoding exo-alpha-sialidase, protein MIAFREIGYTLLLFILITNISCSFNNQKLLIDSHKPFFIIHPLLFKGERFPNVVVSKKGTVIATIGRENFVVKRSENGGITWSDNILVHQPGFHGGGVISDEVSGDILVFMDDKHPPTPGKMFRSKDDGKTWKEEPLSITPDSKGNMPSLHMNEHGIILKFGKHKGRLIRPTRYYGQGNDVNYWDQHYTNAIYSDDRGKSWKTSEPFPVMGTGEACIEQLSDGRLYYNSRRHKSTDGLDPRWRYEAWSEDGGHTWQNMNVSKVLPDGNQYSDYGLMGGLTRISTVDGDVLVFSNIDIPKTADQKDLAFENRWGDRRNGAVWLSRDGAKSWPVKKVIDSGGFAYSSLYAGRPGTPTEGLIYLLYEKIENGQYVGANMAIFNLPWLESK, encoded by the coding sequence ATGATTGCTTTTCGGGAAATTGGGTATACTCTTTTGCTTTTTATATTGATTACGAACATTTCCTGTTCTTTCAATAATCAAAAACTGCTGATTGATTCCCACAAACCATTTTTTATCATCCACCCTTTGCTGTTCAAAGGCGAAAGATTCCCAAATGTGGTAGTGTCAAAAAAAGGAACAGTGATCGCAACCATTGGAAGAGAAAATTTTGTAGTGAAAAGGAGTGAAAACGGTGGGATCACATGGAGTGACAACATATTAGTACATCAACCGGGATTTCATGGTGGTGGTGTGATATCTGATGAAGTGTCCGGGGATATTTTGGTTTTCATGGATGACAAACACCCTCCAACACCTGGCAAGATGTTCAGAAGTAAGGATGATGGTAAGACCTGGAAAGAAGAACCCTTGAGTATTACTCCAGATTCAAAAGGGAATATGCCATCTTTACACATGAATGAACATGGTATCATACTTAAATTCGGAAAACACAAAGGCAGGCTGATCAGGCCCACAAGGTATTATGGTCAAGGCAATGATGTGAATTACTGGGATCAGCACTACACCAATGCCATCTACAGCGATGATCGTGGTAAGTCTTGGAAAACCAGTGAACCTTTTCCGGTGATGGGTACTGGTGAAGCATGTATAGAACAATTGTCTGATGGCAGATTGTACTACAATTCCAGAAGACATAAGTCCACGGATGGGCTTGATCCCCGATGGAGATATGAAGCATGGAGTGAGGATGGCGGCCACACCTGGCAAAATATGAATGTCAGCAAAGTACTCCCTGATGGCAATCAATATAGTGATTATGGCCTCATGGGTGGGTTGACCAGAATCTCAACAGTAGATGGTGATGTTTTGGTTTTCAGCAACATAGACATACCTAAAACTGCTGATCAAAAAGATCTGGCTTTTGAAAACAGATGGGGCGACCGCAGAAACGGGGCTGTATGGCTGAGTAGAGATGGAGCAAAATCATGGCCTGTAAAAAAAGTAATCGATTCAGGAGGTTTTGCCTATTCATCTCTGTATGCAGGTCGACCGGGTACCCCGACAGAAGGATTGATCTATCTGCTGTATGAAAAAATCGAAAATGGCCAGTATGTGGGTGCAAATATGGCCATTTTCAATCTTCCTTGGTTGGAATCAAAATAG
- a CDS encoding M3 family metallopeptidase, whose amino-acid sequence MKLHLISISLLLLTITFSCKNKDMNQNASTAENPLLSSFTTPYGVPPFDLIKDEHYKPAFEAAMAIHKSEIDSIANITAAPDFNNTIVALDGAGSMLSRISNIFFNMTGAHTNDTLEKISVEMAPVLAKHYDYIALHQKLFERVKSVWDNKASFQLNEEQNELLEKTYKSFIRNGALLGSKEKEAITKINEELSSLTVKFGQNTLAEVNDFKLVIDKKEDLKGLSEDLISAAADAAKDQNMEGKWLFTLHNPSVMPFLQYAENRGLRQKIWDAMQKKGSNGNKNDNNEIIKKIASLRVQRANLLGYPTHAHYVLEEQMAKNPDNVNKLLSDLWKPAISKARNEVKEIQDFIKSEGGNFTVEPQDWRYYAEKIRQQKYALDENEIKQYFSLENVHQGVFSTVQKLFGLTFKERKDLPTYHPEATAYEVNDADGSFVGILYMDFHPRESKRGGAWMTSFSDQKMKDGKRVPPVISIVCNFTKPTGDTPALLTFDEVSTYFHEFGHALHGLLSNVNYTSLAGTNVPTDFVELPSQIMENWALEPEVLKSFAKHYKTGEVIPDALIQKIKTSGTYGQGFATTEYLSASMLDMDYHTQKQIMEMNATDFEKKSMDSKGLISEIIPRYRSTYFNHIFSGGYSSGYYSYIWSEVLDSDAFESFKSKGLFDKETAMSFRKNILEKGGTADAMELYKRFKGAEPKIDPLLKKRGLN is encoded by the coding sequence ATGAAACTTCATTTAATATCCATCAGTTTGTTACTACTTACTATTACTTTTTCTTGCAAAAATAAAGATATGAACCAAAACGCATCAACTGCCGAAAACCCATTACTTTCATCATTTACAACACCATACGGCGTTCCGCCTTTTGACCTGATCAAAGATGAACATTACAAGCCTGCATTTGAAGCGGCAATGGCTATTCATAAATCAGAAATTGATTCTATTGCAAATATTACTGCTGCGCCGGATTTTAACAATACCATCGTAGCCCTCGATGGAGCCGGGTCAATGCTTTCAAGGATTTCCAATATATTTTTCAATATGACAGGTGCACATACCAATGATACTTTGGAGAAAATATCGGTTGAAATGGCCCCTGTTCTTGCTAAACATTATGATTATATAGCACTTCATCAAAAATTATTTGAAAGAGTAAAATCTGTATGGGACAACAAAGCTTCATTCCAACTCAATGAAGAGCAAAATGAACTACTCGAAAAAACCTATAAATCATTTATACGTAATGGGGCACTTCTCGGATCAAAAGAAAAAGAAGCAATTACAAAAATCAATGAAGAATTGTCGTCACTTACTGTAAAATTCGGACAAAACACACTTGCTGAAGTCAATGATTTTAAATTAGTGATCGATAAAAAAGAAGATTTGAAAGGACTTTCAGAAGACCTTATATCTGCTGCTGCAGATGCTGCGAAAGATCAGAATATGGAAGGTAAGTGGCTTTTCACCTTACATAACCCGAGTGTGATGCCTTTCCTTCAATATGCTGAAAACAGAGGTTTGCGTCAAAAAATATGGGACGCTATGCAGAAAAAAGGCAGTAACGGAAATAAAAATGATAACAATGAAATCATCAAAAAAATAGCCAGTCTCAGAGTACAAAGGGCGAATCTACTTGGTTATCCTACACATGCGCATTATGTACTCGAGGAGCAAATGGCAAAAAATCCTGACAACGTCAACAAACTTCTGAGTGACTTGTGGAAACCGGCCATTTCAAAAGCCCGAAATGAAGTAAAAGAAATTCAGGATTTTATCAAATCAGAAGGTGGTAATTTTACTGTAGAACCACAAGACTGGAGGTACTATGCCGAAAAAATCCGGCAACAAAAATATGCGCTGGACGAAAATGAAATCAAACAATATTTCAGTCTCGAAAATGTCCATCAGGGCGTATTTTCGACTGTCCAAAAGTTATTCGGCCTTACATTTAAGGAAAGAAAAGACCTGCCTACATATCATCCTGAAGCCACAGCATATGAAGTCAATGACGCCGATGGCTCATTTGTAGGCATACTTTACATGGATTTTCACCCGCGGGAAAGTAAACGTGGTGGTGCATGGATGACCTCATTCAGCGATCAGAAAATGAAAGACGGAAAAAGAGTCCCTCCTGTGATCTCAATAGTTTGCAATTTTACAAAACCAACTGGCGACACACCGGCATTGTTAACATTTGATGAAGTGTCCACATATTTTCATGAGTTCGGTCATGCTCTTCATGGATTGCTTTCCAATGTCAATTATACCTCTCTGGCGGGTACCAATGTACCTACTGATTTTGTAGAACTCCCATCTCAAATTATGGAAAACTGGGCATTAGAACCGGAAGTATTGAAGAGTTTTGCAAAACACTACAAAACAGGTGAAGTGATTCCAGATGCATTGATCCAAAAAATAAAGACTTCCGGCACCTATGGTCAGGGATTTGCTACTACTGAATACCTTTCAGCATCTATGCTGGACATGGATTACCATACTCAAAAGCAGATAATGGAAATGAACGCCACAGATTTTGAAAAGAAAAGTATGGATTCCAAAGGGCTCATCAGTGAAATCATACCAAGATATCGCAGCACCTATTTCAATCATATTTTTTCAGGCGGCTATTCTTCAGGATATTACAGCTACATATGGTCTGAAGTTTTGGATTCTGATGCTTTTGAGTCATTCAAATCCAAGGGACTGTTTGACAAGGAGACGGCCATGTCTTTCAGAAAAAACATCCTGGAAAAAGGAGGTACCGCCGATGCTATGGAACTGTACAAAAGATTTAAAGGCGCTGAGCCTAAGATCGATCCATTGCTGAAAAAGAGAGGGTTGAATTAA
- a CDS encoding bifunctional folylpolyglutamate synthase/dihydrofolate synthase produces the protein MQKLKTWKETLDFMYQRLPMFQRIGAAAYKKDLTNTILLCEACGNPHLMLKCVHIAGTNGKGTTTHIIASGLQSQGYNIGVYTSPHYVDFRERIKINGLYISKKYIISFINANIDAIEKIQPSFFELTVALAFRYFADMKVDFAVIETGLGGRLDSTNVITPMVSVITNISYDHQSMLGHTLSLIAAEKAGIIKETIPLVIGETQAEVSDVFYKKAEELHADIRYADQHLTLSQKTGSKGELVYDVYSDGNLWLKDLKTDLIGPFQSKNIITGLYALKELSTHIPLDFDKVVNGFTEIHQRTGYMGRWQILEKSPLVIADSAHNTGGISIVVEELKKLKEGRLHIIIGFVNDKDISEILSMMPQHAIYYFAKANIPRGLDAVELKNQAKYSGLKGNSYISVRKAFAAAKKKAKKGDTIFIGGSIFVVGEVLKTYIEKQKIN, from the coding sequence ATGCAAAAATTAAAAACCTGGAAAGAAACCCTGGATTTTATGTACCAGCGGCTGCCAATGTTTCAAAGAATTGGTGCAGCAGCTTATAAAAAAGACCTCACCAATACCATCTTACTATGCGAAGCATGTGGTAATCCACATCTTATGCTAAAATGTGTACACATCGCAGGTACTAACGGAAAGGGTACAACGACACATATTATAGCATCCGGATTGCAATCTCAGGGATACAATATTGGTGTTTATACTTCACCCCATTATGTGGACTTCAGGGAAAGGATAAAGATCAATGGATTATACATTTCAAAAAAATACATTATAAGTTTTATTAACGCAAATATTGATGCAATTGAAAAAATTCAACCATCATTTTTTGAGTTGACAGTAGCTCTGGCATTCCGGTACTTTGCAGATATGAAAGTAGATTTTGCAGTCATTGAAACAGGCCTGGGAGGAAGACTGGATTCTACCAATGTCATCACACCCATGGTTTCGGTGATCACCAATATCAGCTACGATCACCAATCCATGTTAGGTCACACATTGTCACTCATTGCCGCCGAAAAAGCAGGAATCATAAAGGAAACTATTCCGCTAGTGATAGGAGAAACTCAGGCTGAAGTGAGTGATGTATTTTACAAAAAGGCAGAAGAACTTCATGCAGATATACGATACGCAGATCAGCATCTGACTCTCAGTCAAAAGACCGGATCCAAAGGAGAGCTGGTGTATGATGTCTATAGTGATGGAAATTTGTGGTTGAAAGATCTAAAAACAGATTTGATCGGGCCTTTTCAAAGCAAAAATATCATAACAGGTCTATATGCTTTAAAAGAATTGAGTACACATATTCCCTTGGATTTTGATAAGGTGGTCAATGGGTTTACTGAGATCCACCAGAGGACAGGCTATATGGGTCGTTGGCAAATTCTGGAGAAAAGTCCTTTGGTTATAGCAGACAGTGCGCACAATACAGGTGGCATTTCTATCGTGGTTGAAGAACTCAAAAAATTAAAAGAGGGCAGGTTGCATATCATCATAGGCTTTGTAAATGATAAAGACATCTCTGAAATCCTTAGCATGATGCCTCAGCACGCTATTTATTATTTTGCCAAAGCAAACATCCCGAGAGGACTAGATGCAGTAGAATTGAAAAATCAGGCAAAATACTCCGGGCTTAAAGGAAATTCTTACATTTCTGTAAGAAAAGCATTTGCAGCAGCAAAGAAAAAAGCGAAAAAGGGCGACACCATCTTTATTGGAGGGAGTATTTTTGTAGTGGGGGAAGTTTTAAAGACTTATATTGAAAAACAAAAGATTAATTAA